In a genomic window of Virgibacillus sp. SK37:
- a CDS encoding YugN family protein has product MILENTGIEDVVIDLKPLDHLTGKHAFIRAGQWDYDRVTYDYKIESKEKNITYYIRIQGYSIEGDVDRGNAVIKLMPPMLGKHYYPHGVEYGEEEGFPANLVERANNIVTKVKDEIQQYKK; this is encoded by the coding sequence ATGATATTAGAGAATACTGGGATTGAAGACGTTGTTATCGATTTAAAACCACTCGATCATTTAACAGGAAAACATGCTTTTATTCGAGCAGGCCAATGGGATTATGATCGTGTAACCTATGATTATAAAATAGAATCAAAAGAAAAAAACATTACATATTACATCCGAATTCAAGGCTACTCTATTGAAGGAGATGTAGACAGGGGCAATGCTGTAATTAAACTAATGCCTCCAATGTTAGGAAAACATTACTATCCGCATGGGGTTGAATATGGTGAAGAAGAAGGGTTCCCTGCAAATCTTGTTGAACGCGCAAATAACATTGTTACTAAAGTAAAAGACGAAATTCAACAATATAAAAAATAA
- a CDS encoding DUF177 domain-containing protein — translation MKFALAQIRKNAYNDPFHFDEKVDVSELEAMNNDIRHIDPVRVHGKCYLHGEQIFFTFHIEGEMTLPCARTLVDVPYPFDIKADEVFTTSSYYTEEEEEDEIHPVKGEVLDLTPLIKENILLEVPFRVFSDGKNNQQGAPAKGQDWEFISEEKKEKR, via the coding sequence ATGAAGTTTGCATTAGCACAAATTAGAAAAAATGCTTATAATGATCCTTTTCATTTTGATGAGAAGGTTGATGTTTCTGAATTAGAAGCGATGAACAATGATATACGTCATATAGATCCTGTAAGGGTCCATGGTAAATGCTATCTTCATGGAGAGCAGATTTTCTTTACTTTTCATATAGAGGGGGAAATGACGTTACCATGTGCACGTACATTGGTGGATGTACCGTATCCTTTTGATATTAAGGCCGATGAAGTTTTTACTACATCTTCTTACTATACGGAAGAAGAAGAGGAAGACGAAATTCATCCTGTTAAGGGAGAAGTGCTTGACTTAACTCCTTTAATAAAGGAAAATATTTTATTAGAGGTACCTTTTCGTGTGTTTTCCGATGGGAAGAATAACCAGCAAGGCGCTCCAGCAAAAGGCCAAGATTGGGAATTTATTTCAGAGGAAAAAAAGGAAAAACGATAG
- a CDS encoding YlbD family protein — protein sequence MNESELHPSVVDFKRFINKHPNLLKEIRRSGKSLQVYYEKWALLGEEDSYWEKFIEKEPETGKEDGDKKNKELFNQILKMAENMDIEKIQKQANQLSNAITTVQEIITQFQSTKSTGNPNQNPINWYRD from the coding sequence ATGAATGAATCTGAATTGCACCCATCAGTCGTCGATTTTAAGCGGTTTATAAATAAGCATCCAAATTTATTAAAGGAAATTAGACGAAGTGGAAAGTCGCTGCAAGTGTATTATGAAAAATGGGCATTGCTGGGAGAAGAAGATTCCTATTGGGAAAAATTCATTGAAAAAGAACCTGAGACCGGCAAAGAAGATGGGGATAAAAAAAATAAGGAGTTATTCAATCAAATTCTTAAAATGGCTGAGAACATGGATATAGAAAAAATACAGAAACAAGCCAACCAATTAAGTAATGCAATAACTACTGTTCAGGAAATAATCACTCAGTTCCAATCAACTAAGAGCACTGGTAATCCTAACCAAAATCCTATTAATTGGTATAGAGACTAG
- a CDS encoding YlbF family regulator yields the protein MIATMEYVDILDKSEQLGSMVMESDIMEAYTISQNALHKDKEAQRLIKDFQDIKEQYDDVQRFGRYHPDYNEIMKKVRAAKREMDMNDKVAAFKIAERNLQKLLDEISRYVAQSVSEQVKAPQEGAALTDSGCGCGSGGGCGCAS from the coding sequence ATGATAGCTACTATGGAATATGTAGATATATTAGATAAATCCGAGCAGTTAGGGAGTATGGTAATGGAGTCCGATATAATGGAAGCCTACACTATTTCCCAGAATGCTCTTCATAAAGATAAAGAAGCCCAGAGGTTAATTAAAGATTTTCAAGATATAAAAGAACAATATGATGATGTCCAACGATTTGGTAGATACCATCCTGATTATAATGAGATCATGAAAAAGGTACGAGCAGCCAAACGAGAGATGGATATGAATGATAAGGTGGCTGCATTTAAAATTGCGGAAAGAAACCTGCAGAAGTTATTGGATGAGATTAGTAGATATGTTGCTCAGAGTGTAAGTGAACAAGTTAAAGCTCCACAGGAAGGGGCTGCTTTAACAGATAGTGGCTGTGGTTGTGGAAGCGGTGGAGGATGTGGCTGTGCCTCCTGA
- a CDS encoding YlbG family protein yields MSVDRQSLIVWFQHLKNIKQIKKYGHLIYVSKRMKYAVIYVNQDEIERIEQKLLKLAFVSKIDRSYKPFIETNYENAKPDKAKQYDYKMGI; encoded by the coding sequence ATGAGTGTGGATCGCCAAAGTTTAATAGTCTGGTTTCAGCATTTGAAGAATATTAAACAAATAAAAAAATATGGACATTTAATTTACGTATCAAAGAGAATGAAATATGCTGTAATTTACGTTAATCAGGATGAGATTGAAAGGATCGAACAAAAATTACTTAAGTTAGCCTTTGTGTCTAAAATAGACCGTTCTTATAAACCCTTTATAGAAACAAACTACGAAAATGCAAAACCAGATAAAGCAAAACAATATGATTATAAAATGGGTATTTAA
- a CDS encoding nucleotidyltransferase has product MDACGLIVEYNPFHNGHLYHVQQAKKSSGADCIIAVMSGSFLQRGEPAIIDKFHRTQAALASGVDLVVELPYPYAVQNSDFFAKGAVHTLDKLKVSSICFGSESGNTSNFITSYKMFKEKEAIFHETVQLYLKKGISFPEASKAAYKEIGLSNNELDLTKPNNILGFSYIKAILEANLSITPITIKRTGSNYHDQMINNSVASATSIRKALFAHGSLTEEIQGTLPASTGEQLLKYKKITGYWHTWENYFPLIHYRVLTMSLNEIREIHGVTEGLEYRIKKTAKTATSFSEWMDELKTKRYTRTRLQRIFVHILTNTKKEDLLPILERRSVSYVRLLGFNETGRKYIRLNKKKMQVPLVTKLTRNMDSSLNMEEKASNAYYSILPQSIAEPLRKQELQPPIMI; this is encoded by the coding sequence ATGGATGCCTGTGGATTAATTGTTGAATATAACCCTTTTCATAATGGTCATTTATATCATGTCCAGCAAGCGAAAAAATCCTCCGGAGCTGATTGTATCATAGCAGTTATGAGTGGCTCTTTTCTTCAACGAGGTGAACCGGCAATCATCGATAAGTTTCACCGAACTCAAGCTGCATTGGCATCGGGTGTTGATTTAGTAGTAGAATTGCCTTATCCTTATGCTGTCCAAAATAGTGACTTCTTTGCAAAAGGAGCAGTACATACATTGGATAAATTGAAGGTTTCCAGTATTTGTTTTGGTAGTGAGTCTGGTAATACCTCCAATTTTATAACAAGTTATAAAATGTTTAAAGAAAAAGAGGCTATCTTTCATGAAACTGTACAACTATATTTAAAAAAAGGTATTTCCTTTCCAGAAGCAAGCAAGGCTGCTTACAAGGAGATAGGTTTATCTAATAATGAACTCGATTTAACTAAACCTAATAATATACTTGGATTCAGTTATATTAAAGCTATCTTAGAGGCTAATCTTTCCATTACTCCTATTACAATAAAACGTACCGGCAGTAATTATCACGATCAAATGATCAATAACTCTGTCGCCAGTGCAACTAGTATACGAAAGGCATTATTTGCACATGGAAGTCTGACAGAAGAAATCCAAGGAACATTGCCAGCTTCTACTGGTGAACAGTTGCTAAAATATAAAAAAATTACTGGCTACTGGCATACATGGGAAAATTACTTTCCACTCATTCATTATCGTGTATTAACAATGTCATTAAATGAGATTAGAGAAATCCATGGCGTCACAGAAGGGCTTGAGTACAGAATTAAAAAAACAGCTAAAACGGCGACTTCCTTTTCTGAATGGATGGATGAACTGAAAACAAAACGTTATACTCGTACAAGACTACAACGCATTTTTGTTCATATTCTTACAAATACAAAAAAGGAAGATTTACTCCCTATCCTTGAGCGTCGATCTGTATCTTATGTCAGACTACTTGGATTTAATGAAACAGGACGAAAATACATAAGACTGAACAAAAAGAAAATGCAAGTACCACTTGTTACAAAATTAACTAGAAACATGGATTCTTCTTTAAACATGGAAGAGAAAGCCAGTAACGCATATTATAGTATTCTGCCTCAGAGCATTGCAGAGCCATTACGCAAGCAAGAGCTGCAGCCACCAATTATGATATAA
- a CDS encoding enoyl-CoA hydratase/isomerase family protein has product MGKYITYTNHTKNYGEICLNRPEKHNAISKEMTEEFMTCLLEAKQDKIKFLVITGAGEKMFCSGGDLTSLHGNLSSDEAFNHLYPMKEVLGEIVSFPVPVICMLNGGALGGGCEIATACDIRIAKESSKFGFVQSKLGIVPGWGGGTLLYEKVEPSFAFQWLLEGTIFDAPYLKDHGWIHHIIADEEWENNEKLLEPYISRSYEQMKVLKRQFKKKLSSIGLSSVMAEEVRNCAILWESEEHIQAVNKFLNR; this is encoded by the coding sequence GTGGGAAAATATATTACATATACAAATCATACAAAGAACTACGGGGAAATTTGTTTAAATCGACCCGAAAAGCATAACGCAATATCCAAGGAAATGACAGAAGAATTTATGACATGCCTACTTGAAGCAAAGCAAGATAAGATTAAGTTTCTCGTCATTACTGGGGCAGGGGAAAAAATGTTTTGTTCTGGCGGAGACCTGACTAGTTTACATGGTAATCTATCTTCCGATGAAGCATTCAACCATCTTTATCCTATGAAGGAAGTATTGGGTGAAATTGTTTCATTTCCAGTTCCGGTTATTTGCATGTTAAATGGTGGAGCATTAGGAGGAGGTTGTGAAATTGCCACAGCATGTGATATCCGAATTGCTAAAGAGAGCAGTAAATTTGGTTTTGTACAATCCAAACTTGGGATTGTTCCAGGTTGGGGAGGAGGCACCTTATTATATGAGAAGGTGGAACCAAGCTTTGCATTTCAGTGGTTATTAGAAGGAACTATCTTTGATGCCCCATATTTAAAAGACCACGGATGGATACATCATATTATTGCAGATGAGGAATGGGAAAACAACGAGAAATTACTAGAACCTTATATTTCAAGGTCATATGAGCAAATGAAAGTTCTTAAGAGACAATTTAAGAAGAAATTATCAAGTATTGGATTATCATCTGTAATGGCGGAAGAAGTGAGGAATTGTGCAATTTTATGGGAATCGGAGGAACATATTCAAGCAGTAAATAAATTTTTAAACCGTTAA
- a CDS encoding YlbE-like family protein produces the protein MHPQCYDYLQSNPELARYVRLNPIWYRYLSREPSMLVYIEKEAKKFYGKTFPQRVEKLNNQVQMLEMLIQFAGAMKD, from the coding sequence ATGCATCCACAATGTTACGATTATTTACAGAGTAATCCGGAGTTAGCAAGATACGTACGTCTTAATCCTATCTGGTACCGCTACTTGTCTCGAGAACCTTCCATGTTGGTTTATATAGAAAAAGAAGCGAAAAAATTTTATGGAAAGACATTCCCACAGCGTGTTGAAAAATTAAATAACCAAGTACAGATGCTTGAAATGCTTATCCAATTTGCGGGAGCAATGAAGGATTAA
- a CDS encoding CAP domain-containing protein: MRFIQIIVLLTILGVIAFYVMEGKDSTIENLTTGSVSVAKEKFTLLEAKEVTPKLQKKTPLEGDLFQWIGKSSEQLQEQLGQPKRKDPSAYDYTWWVYTDEANQYIQFGVMEGEVKTLFATGSKLGSKPFVINKSYAEINTKYPFEEQINYSENFASYTFKLNEDDLKMRPLIKVTDDLFVQAYFDTFTEKLSSIRVLTADILLLHRPYELEYRGQIPERPNLDDKQWLKIEEGMERQIFEITNVIRHQYKKSVLKWDESVSQVALKHSKDMEINNYFSHYSQNGNGLKERLAEKEVFYTAAGENIAAQYPDAPAALEGWLNSEGHRQALLKEEYTHLGVGVYRLYFTQNFLAKPL, from the coding sequence ATGCGGTTTATTCAAATTATAGTTCTACTAACCATTCTCGGAGTTATTGCTTTTTATGTAATGGAGGGAAAGGATTCTACTATTGAAAACCTAACTACTGGATCAGTAAGCGTAGCAAAAGAGAAGTTTACTTTACTAGAGGCTAAAGAAGTAACTCCAAAATTGCAGAAAAAAACACCGTTGGAAGGGGATCTTTTTCAATGGATAGGAAAAAGTTCTGAACAGTTACAAGAGCAACTTGGACAACCAAAGAGAAAGGATCCAAGTGCATATGACTATACTTGGTGGGTATACACGGATGAGGCAAATCAATATATTCAATTTGGTGTTATGGAAGGGGAGGTCAAAACGCTATTTGCCACTGGTTCTAAGTTAGGTTCAAAACCTTTTGTCATTAATAAGTCCTATGCTGAGATCAATACAAAATATCCTTTTGAAGAGCAAATAAATTATAGTGAGAATTTTGCATCTTACACTTTTAAACTAAATGAAGATGATCTTAAAATGCGCCCCTTAATAAAGGTTACCGATGATCTATTTGTACAAGCTTATTTTGACACATTTACTGAAAAGTTATCCTCTATTAGAGTATTAACTGCAGATATACTTTTATTGCACCGTCCTTATGAATTGGAGTATCGTGGTCAAATTCCTGAGCGCCCTAATTTAGATGATAAACAATGGTTAAAAATAGAGGAGGGTATGGAAAGGCAAATTTTTGAAATTACGAATGTGATACGTCATCAATACAAAAAGTCTGTGCTAAAGTGGGATGAATCCGTAAGTCAAGTAGCATTAAAGCATAGTAAAGATATGGAAATAAATAATTACTTTTCCCATTATAGTCAAAATGGCAATGGATTAAAAGAGCGATTAGCTGAAAAAGAGGTTTTCTATACTGCAGCTGGTGAAAATATTGCTGCACAATATCCTGATGCACCAGCAGCACTAGAAGGGTGGTTAAATAGTGAAGGGCATCGTCAAGCTTTGCTAAAAGAAGAATACACTCATCTGGGGGTCGGGGTGTATCGATTGTATTTCACACAGAATTTCCTTGCTAAACCTTTGTAG
- the ylbJ gene encoding sporulation integral membrane protein YlbJ: protein MKQIAKTLLLASLSTFIAFSLIKFPDEAFKASIRGLNMWWEVVFPSLLPFFITSELLLAFGVVKFVGILFEPIMRPLFNVPGVGSFGWVMGMASGYPTGAKIASRLREEKQLTQIEAERLVSFTNASSPLFIIGAVSVGFFHDAKLGILLAAAHYIGNALVGFCMRFHGLKSSSETKKKTKGSFSLIKAFQEMHHTRLKDPRPIGEVLGDAVVNSIKTLVMVGGFIILFSVLTKLLFLVGVTPFLAIFFKIFLQIIGLPIDMALPFFSGLFEITIGAQSISGVSSDSMLAKAILISFILGFNGFSVQAQVASILAKTDIRFTPYFFARFLHGIFASIIVIILYKPLYLNKQAFGTDDIPVTQQGQSHLFWLDLLELLKQLGPIITILSLTSAFFILYRRRKQS, encoded by the coding sequence TTGAAACAAATAGCAAAAACACTATTATTAGCGAGCCTATCCACTTTTATAGCTTTTTCATTAATAAAGTTCCCAGACGAAGCTTTCAAAGCTAGTATTAGAGGGTTAAATATGTGGTGGGAAGTCGTTTTTCCTTCTTTACTCCCATTTTTTATCACCTCTGAATTATTACTTGCATTTGGTGTCGTTAAGTTTGTAGGTATTCTTTTTGAACCAATCATGAGACCATTGTTTAACGTACCAGGCGTTGGGAGTTTTGGATGGGTGATGGGTATGGCAAGTGGATATCCCACCGGAGCAAAAATTGCCAGCAGATTACGAGAAGAAAAACAATTAACACAGATTGAGGCAGAGAGACTCGTGTCATTCACAAATGCTTCCAGCCCCTTATTTATCATTGGAGCCGTTTCGGTGGGTTTTTTCCATGATGCAAAGCTGGGAATATTGCTAGCCGCTGCACATTATATAGGCAATGCTCTAGTAGGATTCTGTATGCGATTCCATGGTTTAAAATCTTCCAGTGAAACAAAGAAAAAAACAAAGGGAAGTTTTTCACTAATCAAAGCATTTCAAGAAATGCATCACACCCGACTGAAAGACCCCCGTCCTATTGGAGAGGTGCTGGGAGATGCGGTTGTTAATTCGATAAAAACACTTGTCATGGTTGGCGGATTCATCATCTTGTTCTCTGTGCTTACTAAATTACTCTTTTTAGTCGGAGTTACACCATTTTTAGCAATATTTTTTAAAATATTTTTGCAAATAATAGGACTGCCTATAGATATGGCTTTACCCTTTTTCTCAGGTTTGTTTGAAATAACAATTGGAGCTCAGAGTATTTCAGGTGTTTCATCAGATTCTATGTTAGCAAAAGCAATTTTGATAAGTTTTATTTTAGGGTTTAATGGTTTTTCCGTACAAGCCCAGGTTGCAAGTATTCTTGCGAAAACAGATATCCGTTTTACCCCTTACTTTTTCGCTAGATTTCTTCATGGAATTTTTGCCAGTATAATTGTGATCATTCTTTATAAGCCACTTTATTTAAATAAACAAGCATTTGGGACAGATGACATCCCTGTCACTCAACAAGGGCAGTCTCATTTATTCTGGTTGGATTTACTGGAATTACTAAAACAATTGGGGCCAATAATTACCATACTTTCTTTGACTAGTGCTTTCTTTATTCTCTATCGCCGTCGCAAACAAAGTTAA
- the coaD gene encoding pantetheine-phosphate adenylyltransferase — protein MTRLAICPGSFDPLTYGHLDIIQRGARIFDQIIVAVFNNQSKAPLFSVEERIKLIEECTIDLPNVIADSSEGLLMDYAKEKNAQAIIRGLRAVSDFEYEMQITSMNRKLDEEIETFFMMTNNQYSFLSSSIVKEVAKYKANVSDLVPSPVEQALITKFK, from the coding sequence TTGACTAGATTAGCGATATGTCCCGGCAGTTTTGATCCACTTACTTATGGGCATCTAGACATTATACAGCGTGGAGCTAGAATTTTTGATCAAATTATTGTAGCGGTATTCAACAATCAATCGAAAGCTCCTTTATTTTCTGTTGAGGAACGGATAAAATTAATAGAGGAGTGCACTATTGACCTGCCAAATGTAATAGCAGATTCTTCGGAAGGCTTATTGATGGATTATGCAAAAGAAAAAAACGCTCAGGCTATTATAAGAGGGCTAAGAGCAGTTAGTGATTTTGAATATGAAATGCAAATTACTTCTATGAATAGAAAATTGGATGAAGAGATTGAAACATTCTTTATGATGACAAATAATCAATATTCATTCCTTAGTTCCAGTATTGTAAAAGAAGTGGCAAAATATAAAGCAAATGTCTCAGATCTCGTTCCGAGTCCAGTGGAACAGGCGTTAATTACAAAGTTTAAATAG
- the rsmD gene encoding 16S rRNA (guanine(966)-N(2))-methyltransferase RsmD: MRVIAGQYKGRQLKAVPGKNTRPTTDKVKEATFQIMGPYFEGGKFLDLFAGSGALAIEALSRGMEWGILVDKSPKAIHIIHDNLKSLSLENNTEVFRADAFRAIQAASKRGLRFDLILLDPPYAKGDYEGLLNEIVSLDILNKGAIIYCEHDHTTILNSSHKSLSLIKQQKYGGTITITIFRHDT, translated from the coding sequence ATGAGAGTTATAGCTGGGCAATATAAAGGACGACAATTAAAAGCAGTTCCAGGTAAAAATACAAGACCGACAACTGATAAAGTCAAAGAAGCTACTTTTCAAATAATGGGTCCTTATTTTGAAGGAGGTAAATTCCTTGATCTGTTTGCTGGCAGTGGTGCACTCGCTATTGAGGCATTGAGTAGAGGAATGGAATGGGGTATTCTGGTCGATAAGTCACCTAAGGCTATACATATAATTCATGATAATCTTAAGTCACTTAGCTTGGAAAATAATACAGAAGTATTTCGGGCAGATGCTTTTCGCGCAATACAGGCTGCATCCAAGCGAGGACTCCGGTTTGATTTAATACTACTGGACCCACCTTATGCAAAGGGAGACTATGAAGGGTTACTAAATGAAATAGTAAGCTTAGATATACTAAATAAGGGAGCTATCATTTATTGTGAACACGATCACACCACTATACTGAACTCATCACATAAGTCACTATCTTTAATTAAGCAACAAAAATATGGAGGAACAATAACAATAACTATATTCAGACATGACACATAG
- a CDS encoding SepM family pheromone-processing serine protease, protein MRFTKKHLFFLFIIIILTYFLAAFKIPYYIYKPGSADALNPIVEVEDGYKSKGDMHLVTISGGQATPLQFIWAKILPNQEIMPLEDVRPEGVTEDEYMHAQLQMMENSQEASTVVAYKAAEKGIDIEFNGVYIVTVIDGMPADGTLQMGDRIVGINDKQVKEAEDLITYVEGKKAGDIVTIKFVRDNKEMTKDIKLDAYEELGGKVGIGIRLVTDRNVTVDPEVHFSSGRIGGPSAGLMFSLEIFDQLTEEDFTKGYEIAGTGEIDYNGNVGRIGGIDKKVVAADREGADIFFAPNENGNKDSNYQVAKKKAAEIDTSMKIVPVDTFQEAVEYLKGLEPASN, encoded by the coding sequence ATGAGATTTACAAAGAAACATTTATTTTTTCTGTTCATTATTATTATCCTTACTTATTTTTTGGCAGCATTTAAAATTCCTTACTACATTTACAAACCAGGTAGTGCTGATGCACTAAATCCTATTGTAGAGGTGGAAGACGGTTATAAAAGTAAAGGAGATATGCATCTTGTGACTATTAGTGGAGGACAGGCGACTCCATTACAATTTATTTGGGCGAAAATTCTTCCCAATCAGGAGATTATGCCACTAGAGGACGTTCGGCCTGAAGGAGTTACCGAAGACGAATATATGCATGCTCAATTGCAAATGATGGAGAACTCACAAGAGGCTTCAACAGTAGTTGCATATAAAGCAGCAGAAAAAGGCATAGATATTGAATTTAATGGCGTTTATATTGTAACAGTGATAGATGGAATGCCAGCTGACGGTACCCTCCAAATGGGTGATAGAATTGTCGGTATTAATGACAAGCAGGTAAAAGAAGCTGAAGACTTAATAACGTATGTAGAAGGTAAGAAAGCTGGAGATATTGTCACTATCAAATTTGTTAGGGACAACAAGGAAATGACAAAAGATATAAAATTGGATGCATATGAAGAACTTGGTGGTAAAGTAGGAATTGGTATTCGATTGGTGACAGATCGTAATGTTACGGTTGACCCGGAAGTTCATTTTTCAAGTGGTAGAATTGGTGGACCAAGTGCTGGGTTAATGTTCTCACTTGAAATATTTGATCAGTTAACAGAAGAAGATTTTACGAAAGGCTATGAAATTGCCGGTACAGGGGAAATAGATTATAACGGTAACGTTGGAAGAATTGGCGGTATTGATAAAAAAGTTGTTGCTGCTGACAGAGAGGGCGCAGATATCTTTTTTGCTCCTAATGAAAATGGAAATAAAGATTCAAACTACCAAGTGGCAAAGAAAAAAGCAGCTGAAATTGATACATCAATGAAGATTGTTCCTGTGGATACATTTCAGGAAGCAGTCGAATATTTAAAAGGCCTAGAGCCGGCTTCTAATTAA
- the rpmF gene encoding 50S ribosomal protein L32, with amino-acid sequence MAVPKRRTSKKVKNQRRTHKKLHVPGMVECSNCGELTKPHHVCKSCGQYDGKEVVNN; translated from the coding sequence ATGGCAGTACCTAAAAGAAGAACTTCTAAAAAGGTTAAAAATCAACGTCGTACTCATAAAAAATTACACGTACCTGGCATGGTTGAGTGCTCTAATTGTGGAGAACTAACAAAACCGCACCATGTTTGTAAATCATGTGGTCAATATGATGGCAAAGAAGTTGTAAACAACTAA